The following proteins are encoded in a genomic region of Haloarcula marina:
- a CDS encoding glycerophosphodiester phosphodiesterase, with amino-acid sequence MVIAHRGFAGQFPENTVRSVRGAAAADAAMVEIDVQPTADGDVVAFHDRRLDDGGESRGVTDERGVVWERSTATVTSARVLGTEERVPLLSEVFEALPPAVGVNVELKNPGSDAIRPGEALGEPAREAARRRWQSFVTSVLAVADRFEHDVLYSSFCEGALAAVDSVAPGESLAVLVEPGGADAGATVARRYDVDAINHPLAVLRADATLPASLQTAADAVDASRYVWTVTDWRAADRALASGADGIIADYAGLTAYRDD; translated from the coding sequence ATGGTCATCGCTCACCGCGGATTCGCGGGCCAGTTCCCCGAGAACACGGTCCGGAGCGTTCGTGGGGCCGCGGCGGCGGACGCGGCGATGGTCGAGATAGACGTGCAACCGACCGCCGACGGCGACGTGGTGGCGTTCCACGACCGACGACTCGACGACGGCGGTGAGAGCCGTGGCGTCACCGACGAGAGGGGCGTCGTCTGGGAGCGGTCGACGGCGACAGTGACGAGCGCGAGAGTGTTGGGAACCGAGGAGCGGGTGCCGCTCCTGTCGGAGGTTTTCGAGGCACTACCTCCCGCAGTCGGCGTCAACGTCGAACTGAAGAATCCGGGGAGCGACGCGATTCGGCCCGGAGAGGCCCTCGGCGAACCTGCGAGGGAGGCCGCTCGACGGCGGTGGCAATCGTTCGTCACGTCCGTCCTCGCGGTGGCCGACCGCTTCGAACACGACGTACTCTACTCGTCGTTCTGCGAGGGGGCGCTCGCGGCCGTCGATTCGGTCGCACCCGGGGAATCGCTCGCCGTCCTCGTCGAACCGGGCGGGGCCGACGCCGGGGCGACCGTCGCCCGCCGCTACGATGTCGATGCGATAAACCACCCGCTCGCGGTGCTTCGTGCGGACGCCACACTCCCGGCGTCGCTCCAGACCGCCGCCGACGCAGTCGACGCCTCGCGGTACGTCTGGACGGTGACCGATTGGCGAGCGGCCGACCGGGCGCTCGCGAGCGGTGCAGACGGTATCATCGCTGACTATGCCGGGCTGACCGCCTATCGGGACGACTAG
- the rocF gene encoding arginase, whose product MDRTVRVLGVPMDLGADRRGVDMGPSAIRYGGLAKQLGTLGIDCLDGGDLAVPRPEERDPDANQPHGGRAKFRRETEEVCEDVTRAVEGTVADGEFPLVLGGDHSIAIGTVAGAADPDESLGVIWFDAHGDFNTPLTTPSGNIHGMSLAAILGKGPFADESWAHTPAVSEENVAIVGLRSVDDGERELIHESDVTAYTMSDLDARSVPEVVAEAIEIATDGTDGIHVSLDLDWLDPTEAPGVGTPVRGGVSYREAHSAMEHVAEYRDRLRSMEMVEVNPILDDHNRTAELACELAASAFGKRVL is encoded by the coding sequence ATGGACAGGACCGTACGCGTACTCGGCGTCCCGATGGACCTCGGAGCGGACCGGCGCGGAGTCGACATGGGACCCTCCGCGATTCGATACGGCGGACTCGCCAAGCAGTTAGGAACCCTCGGTATCGACTGCCTCGACGGCGGCGACCTCGCCGTCCCGCGGCCGGAGGAACGCGACCCGGACGCGAACCAGCCACACGGCGGGCGAGCGAAGTTTCGCCGAGAGACCGAGGAAGTGTGCGAAGACGTGACGCGCGCCGTCGAGGGGACGGTCGCCGACGGCGAGTTCCCCCTCGTCCTCGGCGGCGACCACTCCATCGCCATCGGCACCGTCGCTGGAGCGGCCGACCCGGACGAGTCGCTCGGCGTCATCTGGTTCGACGCCCACGGCGACTTCAACACGCCGCTGACGACGCCCAGCGGCAACATCCACGGGATGTCGCTGGCGGCCATCCTCGGGAAAGGCCCGTTCGCCGACGAGTCGTGGGCGCACACCCCCGCCGTGAGCGAGGAAAACGTGGCTATCGTCGGCCTGCGGAGCGTCGATGACGGCGAACGGGAACTCATCCACGAGAGCGACGTGACGGCCTACACGATGTCCGACCTTGACGCCCGGAGCGTCCCGGAAGTCGTCGCGGAAGCCATCGAAATCGCGACCGACGGGACCGACGGGATTCACGTCTCGCTCGATTTGGACTGGCTGGACCCCACGGAAGCCCCCGGCGTCGGGACGCCCGTCCGCGGCGGCGTCTCCTACCGAGAGGCCCACAGCGCGATGGAACACGTCGCCGAGTACCGTGACCGACTCCGGTCGATGGAGATGGTCGAGGTGAACCCGATTCTCGACGACCACAACCGGACCGCCGAACTCGCCTGCGAACTCGCCGCGAGCGCCTTCGGTAAGCGAGTTCTCTAG
- a CDS encoding sensor histidine kinase gives MATIFRNAIEHGGPTVTVRVGPLPDGDGFYVEDDGPGFPAIDDGNVFDTADTTSDDGTGFGLSIVREIATAHGWEVTATGGSDGGARLEFTGVERPGDEP, from the coding sequence ATGGCCACCATCTTTCGAAACGCGATAGAACACGGCGGTCCGACGGTGACCGTTCGAGTGGGGCCGCTCCCGGACGGAGATGGGTTCTACGTCGAGGACGACGGCCCGGGGTTCCCGGCGATAGACGACGGCAACGTGTTCGATACCGCAGACACGACCAGCGACGACGGAACGGGATTCGGTCTCTCTATCGTCAGGGAAATCGCGACAGCACACGGTTGGGAGGTCACCGCGACGGGTGGGAGCGACGGCGGTGCGCGGCTGGAGTTCACGGGCGTCGAGCGTCCCGGCGACGAACCCTGA
- a CDS encoding NAD-dependent epimerase/dehydratase family protein encodes MNGQRVLVTGGGGFIGSNLANALAADNEVIALDDGYLGTIENVDDDVEYVERSVLEDDLPTDVDVVFHLAALSSYAMHEDDPTRGARVNVEGFVNVVEQAREDGCDTVVYASTSSIYGDRTEPSPEDMDVAVNTGYEASKLARERYAEYFHNHYGMSMAGMRFFSVYQGMEDGAEEHKGEYANLIAQFADDIASGDNPVIWGDGSQTRDFTHVDDIVRGLELAADHELTGIYNLGTGEQYSFNHLVDVLNEKLGTSVDPVYEDNPIPEDVYVHDTRADCSKMYEATGWEPRISFDDGVEMVCSQYD; translated from the coding sequence ATGAACGGACAACGCGTGTTGGTGACCGGCGGCGGCGGCTTCATCGGGTCCAACCTCGCGAACGCACTCGCGGCGGACAACGAGGTTATCGCGCTCGACGACGGCTATCTCGGAACCATCGAGAACGTCGACGACGACGTGGAGTACGTCGAGCGGAGCGTCCTCGAAGACGACCTGCCGACGGACGTCGACGTCGTGTTCCACCTCGCGGCGCTCTCCTCGTACGCGATGCACGAGGACGACCCCACGCGGGGCGCGCGAGTCAACGTCGAAGGGTTCGTCAACGTCGTCGAACAAGCCCGCGAGGACGGCTGTGATACCGTCGTCTACGCGTCCACCTCCTCAATCTACGGCGACCGGACCGAACCGTCCCCGGAGGACATGGACGTGGCCGTCAACACCGGGTACGAGGCGTCGAAACTCGCCCGCGAGCGCTACGCCGAGTACTTCCACAACCACTACGGGATGTCGATGGCCGGGATGCGCTTTTTCTCGGTGTATCAGGGCATGGAAGACGGAGCCGAGGAACACAAGGGCGAGTACGCGAACCTCATCGCGCAGTTCGCCGACGACATCGCAAGTGGCGATAATCCCGTCATCTGGGGTGACGGCAGTCAGACGCGGGACTTCACCCACGTGGACGACATCGTCAGAGGGTTGGAACTGGCGGCCGACCACGAACTCACCGGCATTTACAATCTCGGGACGGGCGAGCAGTACAGTTTCAACCACCTCGTCGACGTGCTCAACGAGAAACTCGGGACCAGCGTGGACCCCGTCTACGAGGACAACCCAATCCCGGAGGACGTCTACGTCCACGACACCCGTGCAGACTGCTCGAAGATGTACGAAGCGACTGGCTGGGAACCGCGGATTTCCTTCGACGACGGCGTCGAGATGGTCTGTTCGCAGTACGACTGA
- a CDS encoding HTH domain-containing protein yields MSSIELTPSQKNILQELVNLFRESESAVKGEDIAEKVDRNPGTIRNQMQSLKALQLVEGVPGPKGGYKPTANAYDALQIQDMDQAAEVPLRHNGDLVEHSNVEEIDLTSVHHPEECRAEIQLQGSISEFHEGDSVTVGPTPLSKLQIIGTLEGKDDTNNKLILTIDDMRAPAGEPEH; encoded by the coding sequence ATGTCATCAATAGAACTGACCCCGAGTCAGAAAAACATCTTGCAGGAACTCGTAAACCTCTTCCGCGAGAGCGAGAGTGCGGTCAAGGGCGAGGACATCGCCGAGAAGGTCGACCGGAACCCCGGAACGATTCGCAACCAAATGCAGAGCCTCAAAGCGCTCCAGTTGGTCGAAGGCGTCCCCGGCCCGAAGGGCGGCTACAAGCCGACAGCGAACGCTTACGACGCACTCCAGATTCAGGATATGGACCAAGCCGCCGAGGTCCCCCTCCGACACAACGGTGACCTCGTCGAACACTCGAACGTCGAGGAAATCGACCTGACGAGCGTTCATCACCCCGAAGAGTGCCGCGCAGAGATTCAGCTACAAGGGTCCATCTCGGAGTTCCACGAGGGCGACTCCGTCACCGTCGGCCCGACGCCGCTCTCGAAACTCCAGATTATCGGGACGCTCGAAGGGAAAGACGACACCAACAACAAACTCATCCTCACTATCGACGACATGCGGGCGCCCGCTGGCGAACCCGAACACTAA
- a CDS encoding NAD(P)/FAD-dependent oxidoreductase: protein MSEKVVVLGAGYAGAGAIKSLEDELHGDADVTWISDTDYHLVLHESHRCIRDPSVQEKVAIPVHEIKQPTTDFVQDTVVGIDTDERLVELESGDDVEYDYLLVGLGSQTAFFGIEGLKEYAHTLKSLDDALGIHDAIQQAAREASQSDPAQVIVGGAGLSGIQTCGEIAEFRDDHRAPIDIHLVEGLDEIFPGNDPELQGALRKRLEDADVNIMTGDFIGEVDEETVYIGDDEEVDYDVLIWTGGITGRDCVRDVDLEKDERNHRIHAEGDFQTEDERVFAIGDSALIDQPGDQPAPPTAQAAWQAAEVAGENLARAVRDQPLKTWTHKDKGTVISVGEEAVAHDVMGVPIDTFGGLPAKILKKGIAARWIADVTGVGRAAKAWPDM from the coding sequence ATGAGTGAGAAGGTCGTCGTACTCGGAGCGGGTTACGCCGGTGCTGGCGCGATTAAAAGCCTCGAAGACGAACTGCACGGAGACGCCGACGTGACGTGGATCTCCGACACCGACTATCACCTCGTGCTCCACGAATCCCACCGCTGTATCCGCGACCCCTCGGTGCAAGAGAAGGTCGCGATTCCGGTCCACGAGATCAAACAGCCGACGACGGACTTCGTGCAGGACACGGTCGTCGGTATCGACACCGACGAGCGACTCGTCGAACTGGAGAGCGGCGACGACGTCGAGTACGACTACCTGCTCGTCGGCCTCGGTTCGCAGACGGCCTTCTTCGGTATCGAGGGTCTCAAAGAGTACGCTCACACGCTGAAGAGCCTCGACGACGCGCTCGGTATCCACGACGCGATTCAGCAGGCCGCCCGCGAGGCCTCCCAGAGCGACCCGGCGCAGGTCATCGTCGGCGGTGCTGGCCTCTCGGGCATCCAGACCTGCGGTGAAATCGCGGAGTTCCGCGACGACCACCGCGCGCCCATCGACATCCACCTCGTCGAAGGGCTGGACGAAATCTTCCCGGGCAACGACCCCGAACTGCAGGGTGCGCTCCGTAAGCGACTGGAAGACGCCGACGTGAACATCATGACCGGCGACTTCATCGGCGAAGTCGACGAGGAGACGGTCTACATCGGCGACGACGAGGAAGTCGACTACGACGTGCTCATCTGGACCGGCGGCATCACCGGCCGCGACTGCGTCCGCGACGTGGACCTCGAAAAGGACGAACGCAACCATCGCATCCACGCCGAAGGCGACTTCCAGACGGAAGACGAGCGCGTCTTCGCCATCGGGGACTCCGCGCTCATCGACCAACCCGGCGACCAGCCCGCGCCGCCGACGGCACAGGCCGCGTGGCAGGCCGCCGAAGTCGCAGGCGAGAACCTCGCCCGCGCCGTCCGGGACCAGCCCCTGAAGACGTGGACTCACAAGGACAAGGGGACAGTCATTTCCGTCGGTGAAGAGGCAGTCGCCCACGACGTGATGGGCGTGCCCATCGACACCTTCGGCGGCCTCCCAGCGAAAATCCTCAAGAAGGGTATCGCCGCTCGCTGGATCGCCGACGTGACCGGTGTCGGCCGCGCCGCGAAGGCGTGGCCGGACATGTAG
- a CDS encoding nucleoside phosphorylase: MTGGSEDPNDDVQYHVGVGPDDVADSVLLPGNPERVEKVVDYWDDHELVAEHREYRTATGTHEGAPISVTSTGIGSPSAAIAVEELARVGVDTFLRVGSCGAIQPEASVGDLVISTGAVRQEGTSKEYVREDYPANADHRVVSALVAAAEELGYDYHLGVTCTTDSFYTGQSRPGFGGFEARDSDANIAELREAGVLNFEMEAASILTLASIYGLRAGAVCTVYANRQTGEFRTEGERKAAKCASLAVTYLDLMDEAVEEADADGWHAGLSIER, from the coding sequence ATGACCGGGGGAAGCGAGGACCCGAACGACGACGTACAGTACCACGTCGGCGTCGGGCCAGACGACGTGGCCGACAGCGTTCTCCTGCCGGGCAACCCCGAACGCGTCGAGAAAGTCGTCGACTACTGGGACGACCACGAACTCGTCGCCGAACACCGCGAGTACCGCACCGCGACGGGAACACACGAGGGCGCACCGATTTCGGTCACGTCGACGGGTATCGGGTCACCCTCCGCGGCTATCGCCGTCGAGGAACTCGCCCGCGTCGGCGTCGACACCTTCCTCCGTGTAGGGTCCTGCGGAGCCATCCAACCGGAAGCCAGCGTCGGCGACCTCGTCATCTCGACGGGAGCGGTCCGGCAGGAGGGGACGAGCAAGGAGTACGTCCGCGAGGACTACCCGGCCAACGCCGACCACCGCGTCGTCTCGGCGCTCGTCGCCGCCGCCGAGGAACTCGGCTACGACTACCACCTCGGCGTCACCTGCACCACGGACAGTTTCTACACCGGCCAATCCCGGCCCGGATTCGGCGGGTTCGAGGCGCGCGACAGCGACGCCAACATCGCGGAACTCCGCGAGGCGGGCGTCCTGAACTTCGAGATGGAGGCCGCGAGCATCCTCACGCTGGCGAGCATCTACGGCCTCCGAGCGGGCGCGGTGTGTACGGTGTACGCCAACCGCCAGACCGGCGAGTTCCGCACCGAAGGCGAGCGCAAGGCCGCGAAGTGTGCCAGTCTCGCCGTGACGTATCTCGACCTGATGGACGAGGCCGTCGAGGAAGCCGACGCGGACGGGTGGCACGCGGGCCTGTCGATAGAGCGATAG
- the cdd gene encoding cytidine deaminase codes for MDELMEAAREAVEASYAPYSEYRVGAAIETADGTVYTGCNIENANYSNSLHAEEVAIGTAIREGHREFERLAVSSDKRDGVTPCGMCRQTLAEFCDEDLPIRTDGEDSAEYTLGELLPTTITPGHLDK; via the coding sequence ATGGACGAACTGATGGAAGCCGCGCGTGAGGCCGTCGAAGCCTCCTACGCGCCGTACTCGGAGTACCGCGTCGGTGCGGCCATCGAGACGGCCGACGGCACCGTATACACGGGGTGCAACATCGAGAACGCGAACTACAGCAACAGCCTCCACGCCGAGGAAGTCGCCATCGGGACGGCGATTCGGGAGGGCCACCGCGAATTCGAACGTCTCGCCGTCTCATCGGACAAGCGCGACGGCGTGACCCCTTGCGGGATGTGCCGACAGACCCTCGCCGAGTTCTGTGACGAGGACCTGCCGATTCGGACCGACGGCGAGGACAGCGCGGAGTACACGCTGGGGGAACTGCTCCCGACGACGATTACGCCCGGCCACCTCGACAAATGA
- a CDS encoding phosphopentomutase/phosphoglucosamine mutase: MELFGTAGIRGDVGDRVTPELALQVGQAAGRDGEAFVLGYDGRVSSPALADAVAAGLESTGTRVTRLGAVPTPALAFASCGRRGVMVTASHNPPTDNGLKLFVDGQEYDGEAEGRIEQRVADAVGPAAWYDWGDTTTADVLPEYRAAVADYAASFGATPTDLTVAVDCGNGMSGVATPQVLRALGADVVATEANVDGHFPARESKPTPETLANFRSFVTATDADFGFGHDGDADRIVLVNGDGDVVHEDTVVAMLAAHYTRAADSSDPVVVTTPNASGRIDERVAAAGGRVERVHLGALHEGVARERAAGGPETEVVFAAEPWKHIHLPFGGWIDGVASAAVLTQLFASEPLADRRGEISERPYRKVSVECPDERKPAVMETVGETLPDAFPAASVSTEYGVRLTFPDDSWTLVRPSGTEPYVRIYAESDDVDSLVDSVREVVESAVAATE; encoded by the coding sequence ATGGAACTGTTCGGGACGGCGGGAATTCGCGGCGATGTCGGCGACCGAGTGACGCCCGAACTCGCCCTACAGGTCGGGCAAGCGGCCGGACGCGACGGCGAGGCGTTCGTCCTCGGGTACGACGGGCGCGTGAGTTCGCCCGCGCTGGCCGACGCCGTCGCGGCGGGCTTAGAGAGCACCGGCACCAGGGTCACCCGCCTGGGTGCGGTCCCGACCCCCGCGCTGGCGTTCGCCTCGTGCGGGCGCCGCGGCGTGATGGTGACGGCGAGCCACAACCCGCCGACGGACAACGGCCTCAAACTGTTCGTCGACGGCCAAGAGTACGACGGCGAAGCGGAGGGACGCATCGAACAGCGCGTCGCCGACGCTGTCGGGCCGGCGGCGTGGTACGACTGGGGCGACACCACCACGGCAGACGTACTACCCGAATACCGGGCCGCCGTCGCGGACTACGCCGCATCCTTCGGCGCAACACCGACTGACCTGACCGTCGCCGTCGACTGTGGCAACGGGATGAGCGGGGTCGCCACACCGCAAGTCCTCCGTGCGCTCGGGGCGGACGTGGTCGCGACGGAGGCCAACGTCGACGGTCACTTTCCCGCCCGCGAGAGCAAACCGACGCCCGAGACGCTCGCGAACTTTCGGTCGTTCGTGACGGCGACGGACGCCGACTTCGGGTTCGGCCACGACGGCGACGCCGACCGCATCGTCCTCGTCAACGGCGACGGCGATGTGGTCCACGAAGACACCGTCGTGGCGATGCTGGCGGCACACTACACTCGGGCCGCTGACTCATCGGACCCCGTGGTGGTGACGACGCCGAACGCCTCCGGCCGCATCGACGAACGGGTCGCGGCCGCCGGTGGGCGAGTGGAACGGGTCCACCTCGGGGCGCTACACGAAGGCGTCGCGCGGGAGCGGGCGGCGGGCGGCCCCGAGACAGAAGTCGTCTTCGCCGCCGAACCGTGGAAACACATCCATCTCCCCTTCGGCGGCTGGATAGACGGCGTGGCGAGTGCGGCGGTCCTCACGCAACTGTTCGCGAGCGAACCGCTGGCCGACCGTCGAGGGGAGATTTCCGAGCGTCCGTACCGCAAGGTGAGCGTCGAATGCCCCGACGAACGCAAGCCCGCGGTGATGGAAACTGTTGGCGAGACGCTCCCCGACGCGTTCCCGGCGGCGAGCGTCTCCACCGAGTACGGCGTCCGACTCACCTTCCCCGACGACTCGTGGACGCTCGTCAGACCCAGCGGGACGGAACCGTACGTCCGCATCTACGCCGAGAGCGACGACGTGGACTCGCTTGTGGACTCGGTCCGTGAAGTAGTCGAGTCTGCCGTCGCGGCCACCGAGTAG
- the psmB gene encoding archaeal proteasome endopeptidase complex subunit beta has translation MRDTSPQFSRPPTADEFQTSPYEPEVGSLPDQSEQDADKVNKTGTTTIGITTNEGVVIATDMRASLGGRFVSNKNVQKVEQIHPTGALTLVGSVGGAQSFIRSLRAEVNLYEARRGEDMSMQALSTLAGNFARGGPFFAINPILGGVDEDGHHVYSIDPAGGVMKDDYTVTGSGLTVAYGTLEDRYEDDMSNEEAREVAAASIKAAAERDTGSGNGIFLADVTSDGVDIQGYDFDELL, from the coding sequence ATGAGAGACACGAGCCCTCAGTTCTCGCGCCCCCCGACGGCCGACGAGTTCCAGACGAGTCCCTACGAACCCGAAGTCGGGTCCCTGCCGGACCAATCCGAACAGGACGCCGACAAGGTGAACAAGACGGGCACGACGACCATCGGCATCACCACGAACGAGGGCGTCGTCATCGCCACCGACATGCGCGCTTCGCTGGGCGGCCGGTTCGTCTCGAACAAGAACGTCCAGAAAGTCGAGCAGATTCACCCCACCGGCGCGCTCACCCTGGTCGGGAGCGTCGGCGGCGCGCAGTCGTTCATCCGCTCGCTCCGGGCCGAGGTAAACCTCTACGAGGCCCGCCGCGGCGAGGACATGAGCATGCAGGCGCTGTCGACGCTCGCGGGCAACTTCGCCCGCGGCGGCCCCTTCTTCGCCATCAACCCCATCCTCGGCGGCGTCGACGAGGACGGCCACCACGTCTACTCTATCGACCCGGCCGGCGGTGTGATGAAAGACGACTACACCGTCACTGGCTCGGGCCTCACCGTCGCCTACGGGACCTTGGAGGACCGCTACGAGGACGACATGTCCAACGAGGAAGCCCGCGAAGTCGCCGCTGCGTCCATCAAGGCCGCCGCCGAGCGTGACACCGGTTCCGGTAACGGCATCTTCCTCGCCGACGTGACCAGCGACGGCGTGGACATCCAGGGCTACGACTTCGACGAACTGCTATAG
- a CDS encoding DUF555 domain-containing protein: MNYLVAMEAAWLVRDVDDIDDAIGVAVSEAGKRLNQSEMDYVEVEVGATGCPACGEPFDSAFIAADTALVGLVLEMEVFNAESMEHAQRIAKSEIGGALRDVPLKVIEVFETQEDDDAEAEA; the protein is encoded by the coding sequence ATGAACTACCTCGTGGCGATGGAAGCCGCCTGGCTGGTCCGTGACGTAGACGACATCGACGACGCTATCGGCGTCGCCGTGAGCGAAGCGGGCAAGCGCCTCAACCAATCGGAGATGGATTACGTCGAAGTCGAAGTCGGCGCGACCGGCTGCCCGGCCTGCGGCGAACCGTTCGACTCGGCCTTCATCGCCGCCGACACCGCGCTGGTCGGCCTCGTCCTGGAGATGGAAGTGTTCAACGCGGAGTCCATGGAACACGCCCAGCGCATCGCCAAGAGCGAAATTGGAGGCGCGCTCCGGGACGTGCCGCTGAAGGTCATCGAAGTGTTCGAAACCCAAGAGGACGACGACGCCGAGGCCGAAGCGTAG
- a CDS encoding CBS domain-containing protein yields the protein MELPTPEDLRERRNELELTQSELAERADVSQPLIARIEGGDVDPRLSTLRRIVTALDEAEGGIVRARDVMNTPVVSVEPDDSVHESKELMDEKGYSQVPVIRDGSPQGLIGNSDIRQRPEESVGDLPVAEVMHESIATVEPDATIDEVDAYLNHNAAVMVVEDGRTVGVITEADIARTVS from the coding sequence ATGGAACTGCCGACACCCGAGGACCTGCGGGAGCGGCGAAACGAGTTAGAGTTGACCCAGAGCGAACTCGCCGAACGCGCCGACGTTTCCCAACCGCTCATCGCGCGCATCGAGGGCGGCGACGTGGACCCGCGTCTGTCGACGCTTCGTCGAATCGTCACCGCGTTGGACGAGGCGGAGGGGGGCATCGTCCGGGCACGGGACGTGATGAACACGCCCGTCGTCTCCGTCGAACCGGACGACTCGGTCCACGAGAGCAAGGAACTGATGGACGAGAAGGGCTACTCGCAGGTACCAGTCATCCGCGACGGCTCTCCGCAGGGACTCATCGGCAACTCGGACATCCGCCAGCGACCCGAGGAGAGCGTCGGTGACCTTCCCGTCGCCGAAGTGATGCACGAGTCTATCGCGACCGTCGAACCCGACGCGACCATCGACGAGGTAGACGCCTACCTCAACCACAACGCCGCCGTGATGGTCGTCGAAGACGGCCGGACGGTCGGCGTTATCACGGAAGCGGACATCGCACGCACCGTTAGCTGA
- the purM gene encoding phosphoribosylformylglycinamidine cyclo-ligase, with the protein MTEEREDSAEENEEEGLTYAETGVDIDASEAATKALIGAAGEFEGDYAGLVDIGDQYLALATDGVGTKLLVAEAIDDYSTIGIDCMAMNANDLLAAGVEPVAFVDYLAVESPDEETSEEIGAGLREGAKRAGVALVGGETAVMPDVIKGLDIAGTCAGLAPKDAVFPGEAEAGDAIVGWPSSGIHSNGLTLAREAATRNHEYTDPFPPNPDVTIAEELLTPTRIYSEVLEPLREVETHAAAHVTGGGWTNLTRMGEYRYEITDAFDPQAVFEFVQSEGSVDDEEMHRTFNMGTGFVAAMSEADAEEVVDGSEDARVIGQVQEDDDGDGVVSIRGLELRE; encoded by the coding sequence ATGACCGAGGAGCGCGAGGATTCCGCAGAGGAAAACGAGGAAGAGGGACTGACCTACGCCGAGACAGGCGTCGACATCGACGCGAGCGAGGCCGCGACGAAGGCGCTCATCGGCGCGGCCGGTGAGTTCGAGGGCGACTACGCCGGACTCGTCGACATCGGCGACCAGTATCTCGCGCTGGCCACCGACGGCGTCGGGACGAAACTGCTCGTCGCCGAGGCCATCGACGACTACTCCACCATCGGCATCGACTGCATGGCGATGAACGCCAACGACCTGCTGGCGGCGGGGGTCGAACCCGTCGCCTTCGTCGATTACCTCGCCGTCGAATCCCCCGACGAGGAGACGAGCGAGGAAATCGGTGCGGGTCTGCGCGAGGGCGCGAAGCGCGCTGGCGTCGCGTTGGTCGGCGGCGAGACGGCGGTGATGCCCGACGTAATCAAGGGCCTCGACATCGCCGGGACCTGCGCCGGACTCGCCCCGAAAGACGCCGTCTTCCCCGGGGAGGCCGAGGCCGGTGACGCCATCGTCGGGTGGCCCTCCTCGGGCATCCACTCGAACGGCCTGACGCTCGCCCGCGAAGCGGCGACTCGAAACCACGAGTACACAGACCCGTTCCCACCGAACCCGGACGTGACCATCGCAGAGGAACTGCTGACGCCGACGCGAATCTACAGCGAAGTGCTGGAACCACTTCGCGAGGTCGAGACCCACGCCGCCGCCCACGTCACCGGCGGCGGATGGACCAACCTGACCCGGATGGGCGAGTACCGCTACGAGATTACGGACGCCTTCGACCCGCAGGCCGTCTTCGAGTTCGTCCAGTCGGAAGGGAGCGTCGACGACGAGGAGATGCACCGGACGTTCAACATGGGCACGGGATTCGTCGCCGCGATGTCCGAGGCGGACGCCGAAGAAGTGGTCGACGGGTCCGAGGACGCACGCGTCATCGGGCAGGTCCAAGAGGACGACGACGGAGACGGCGTCGTCTCGATTCGCGGCCTCGAACTGCGGGAGTAG
- a CDS encoding metalloprotease, giving the protein MNLTFSADEIRDLFIAWLALGFAFTLLLEPRLRTILFGQFGGLSLGGVVQTLVVSLLTVGVGFLLHELAHKVVAVRFGQLAAFRADYRMLGFAIVGALVGFLFAAPGAVVHRGRITLKENGLIALAGPVTNILLAVVFLVPFAAGLLGIVGGVVWEIAVRGLQINLLLAGFNMLPFGPLDGRKVREWSNVVYAVVAVPSILLGVAALFVL; this is encoded by the coding sequence GTGAACCTGACCTTCTCCGCCGACGAAATACGGGACCTGTTCATCGCGTGGCTGGCGCTCGGATTCGCCTTCACGCTCCTCTTGGAACCGCGTCTCCGGACTATCTTGTTCGGCCAGTTCGGCGGCCTCTCGCTGGGCGGCGTCGTCCAGACGCTCGTCGTCAGCCTCCTCACCGTCGGGGTCGGCTTCCTCCTCCACGAACTCGCCCACAAAGTCGTCGCCGTCCGGTTCGGCCAACTCGCGGCGTTCCGCGCCGACTACCGGATGCTCGGCTTCGCTATCGTCGGCGCGCTGGTCGGCTTCCTCTTCGCCGCGCCCGGGGCCGTCGTCCACCGCGGCCGCATCACCCTGAAGGAGAACGGCCTCATCGCGCTGGCCGGGCCGGTGACGAACATCCTGTTAGCCGTCGTCTTCCTCGTTCCGTTCGCCGCGGGACTGCTCGGTATCGTCGGCGGGGTCGTCTGGGAGATAGCGGTCCGCGGCCTCCAAATCAACCTCCTGCTCGCGGGATTCAACATGCTCCCGTTCGGCCCGCTGGACGGCCGGAAGGTCCGCGAGTGGAGCAACGTCGTCTACGCCGTCGTCGCCGTCCCGTCGATTCTCCTCGGCGTCGCCGCGCTGTTCGTCCTCTGA